TGCATTTTCAATAATTCTTCCTTGATAAGACGAGTGATTTCTATTTTTGCTTTAGAGACTGCTAATTCATCAGTACTTTCTATAGCTAAAAATAGCTTACGTTCGCCTTCTGGAGGATTTTTAGGTGGTGGATAATAAGTACCTCTAACTGTTATTCCTGCTTCTGAATACTCCGATATTTGTGCTAAAGCCtcctaaaataacattttacattaacaCAAATTTACATAATGTAAAAAACTTCTTTACTAACCTTAGAAGTAACTCTCCACCTAGCTTGCTGGGGGAAATCATTAATTTCTAATTCTTCTTCATACTTTCTAAATATTTCTTCTACCCCTGCTTCAGGACTATCTCCACACTCACTCTCACCATCATCATCTTTTGGTTGGTAATTCAATCGAGTATTTAATTTAGCTGCTAATTGTTCAGCAACAGTCTTAGCAGTGATAACTGGATGAGAACTAGCAAGACCTCCCTTTAATATAGCTTCTGCAGTTTGTTGTGATGCACCTTTGGCATCTGGTCCAAGGTTTTTAGCGATATGGATACGCGAAGCTAAACGTTTGGCTAATTCGAGTCGTTCTGATGCTTGAGGAGTTCCATTTATTTCCACtaaaaaacattcaatttattcattatgaaataaaattatagaatcgttatttaaataaaactattttaacatttatgcttaattttatgaaatagtgtagtttgtaaataaataacaaagatAATTACTTAAGCCTGTTAGATTTGGAAGTCCTATAGCACTAGCTTTTACTTCTTTTACAATTCTCTTAGGGGCAAGCATTGTTTCAATTTGTTGATCAATATCTCCTTCTATGTCTTCATCATCAGAATCTTGAAGACCAAGAGCagctttttgtaattttttcttttcattagcCATAACAGCTTCCGtttcatcaaatttaaatcCTTTTCCACTAAAGCCGCCACCTGTATGAACTTGCTTTCCTtcctaagtatataatacatttttataatattctccaTGTATTGGGACGTTGgttgattatttaaatgtaaggtTGTCTTTTAATGGTAAATTGTTATATGTAATCTAAAAGTAGTACCTTATGAATTTAACACGTTGATGGGCagtactgctatagcagtatcataaaaacCTTCTAAAAATTGTcattactgctatagcagtgaTATTTTCAATGCTGTAGCAGTAGTGTCTTATGAGGGGATAGATTGTTGTGTCCCCCGACATCTCAGTGGACAATCTTGCACTGCCCTATAGCATAAAACCCTACAGCAGTACCAAAAGCATTAATGCTGTAGCAGTAATGAAAATTAGCGTTTTAAGGATGGTTTTTTTTCGACGGCGGCCACGAGACTGTCCATCAACGTGTACGGAACTAATGCTCTTAGtaactttaaaaagtaaaaatcaaaaacaaaaaaagattttttatgcTAAACATCaactttttgaattaaatgatctctgataaatgtataacctataatttgtattgttcataaagtaatttatgtatCAAAAGCTGCCAGATTATtctaaatttacatttttagtccaaagaaaattttaagtaaaactacaaaaaaaatgtgtaaattaagtataatcAACTATGATTGCCTTAGTCAATTAatgtagttaatttatttagttttagaaTGGTGATTGAAAAATGGATACCGCATAAGAATTGTTTctcagagtataatataattaacagttAAAGagataaaaatacagttttaaaaaagtCACAAAAACgttgatatgaataatttttaagtttaaaagaatcaataatatagtatacaacgGTCAGTGCTACTTACTGCGGCTTGTTTTGCTTGGTAACGTAGCCACATAGTACGCAATGATTCTGGTACAGGTACATTAGATGTTTCCAAAGCTCTTATTAAATCGCCAGCAAATCTTTCTTGGTCAGGTGAAACTAATGTGTAAGCAAATCCTTTATTACCTGCtctaattttacattataattcaaatcaattagtttaaaaattaaaagtaccatcattgttaattttaactaatattaatagtaaacattttggatttaattagtaattaccttcCAGTTCTCCCACATCTATGAACATAATCTTCATAATGATTGGGACAATCATAATTAACCACCAATATCAAGTCTTTAACATCTAATCCTCTAGCAGCAACAGAAGTAGCAACCAACAATTTGATTTGACCACTTTTAAAATCAACTATAGTACTATCTCTGTCATATTGATCTATAGCACCATGTAATGACATACACGGGTAGGAggcttttaataatttttgtagaaGCGTATCTGCATTCTCATGAGTATCTACAAACACAATACAACTTCCTCTTTCATAATAGACTCCTAAAACTTCAAGTAATTTCATGAATTTCTGTTCTTCTTCTACAATAATTACATGCTGTTCTACTTCTTTGGCAACAACACTTCTACCTccaatctataaatataaataaatttacaattttacataagtaattattatgtaaaacatacTTGAACTTCGACAGGTTTTTGTAGTATCCGTCTAGCTAAAGCTTCCATCTGACGTGGGAATGTAGCACTGAACATGACAGTTTGACGATCTGGACGTACATTATCAATTACTCGCATTACTTGAGGTTCAAATCCCATGTCAAACATTCGATCAGCCTCATCTAATACCACATATGTTACTCTTCTTAAATTAGTAactctacctatatatatatcaaaaaataattattaagtttataatctatagctatttatttaactatttgagTGAttgtaaactatatattatttagtcttACCATTATTTGCTGCTAACATATCAATCATTCGGCCAGGAGTACACACAATAATTTCTGCACCACGTTTTAATTCGGCTATTTGTTCAGATATTCCAGTACCCCCATAAACCGATACAACTCTTAACCCTAAGCTCTTTGTAAACTTGCGTGCTTCTTTTCCAGTCTGCATGCAAAGTTCTCTAGTAGGTGCCATAACAATAgctaaatgaataaataataaaacatatttttaaattgttttacaagTTAAGCTACTAttaaacatttagaaaaaaagaaaatatttaataggaaTTATGCAAAATGttgcattcaaatttttttaaaaatcttaataaatatgTGTAAACAATGAACAATATACACTGTACATTTTAACCTTTTAACGAATTGAAcgtaaaccaaaaataatttaaatataaaatacgaccaattataatcaatattatgtaagtactaacCAATTGGTCCATCAGTATCTTCCAAAGGAGGCTGATCCATAATGTGTCtaaacataggtaataaaaacgCCAGAGTTTTGCCACTTCCAGTTTTTGCAATACCAATAAGATCACGCCCAGCCATTATAGCAGGAATAGCTTGTGTTTGTATAGGAGTaggtttttcataattatgtttttttaaattatccatAATCTTTTTACTCACACCACAATGAGCCCATACTTTTATTGGTCGAGGGCATCCTTTTCCTTTCACTCGAACACCTTCTAATTCCTGggaaataaaatacagaatacATTTAaccattaaatgtattaactttaaaatattacctctttgtatttttcaatttcttcagAAGTCATACGGGATATTTCTGGCACTtcaacataaaaattttttctaaacGGTAAATAGCTAATTTCAGCATGGTCAATTTTTGGTAATtctttcttttgtttattgGCCAAACTTGCTGCAGCTACATTCAAATCTTCTTGTTCTTCCTCAGATGAATACTagaaattttttaaacatgtagtatgtatgtatttatttagaattgatttatattatacttccaaGGCGTCTTGATTTTGCTCAATGAGTTCACCTCtggtattattatcttttttcttTGCTACTCCAGATACAATTACAACACCTGAACTAGTAGTGTCAACTCCTGGACTTTGATTAAGATCATtcaatgaatttttttctgataaattaCTACGATGCCCATCTACTTTATTAACTTTACGTACTTCTTCTTGAACACCCTGAAATAAATTGATTCTTATGAAAATGgatacagtttttttaaaaaattaataaataatatttatctaacagttaaaaaataattaacatttactaactccaaataaataaaatgagtgcagttaatttacaaatattttgtatagcaCTGAATTTCAAAAGGTTTTTAAAGATacacaacaaaattaatttttttttatttatagatagatcaaataagatttattttttggtaatatatcaatattttcaaaacacaactttaatatttaaaaacatctgcaagtcttattattaataattgacagTGTAACAGGAAAGAGAATCCTAAAAGTAAAGAGGTTAAGCTccatcaacaattattataatatttaaaaaaatccaataaattaCTCCAgtactttcctgttatacgagacTACCTTATTTTTCTTGCcttctttgatatattttttaatgatatgtaTTGTAGGGATGGCCAgaatgaaataaagaaaaaaatttaatacatagtaattatttgtaatgtattttacacgGTACATGCCAAAGTGCCAATTTGCCTCGGCGTacggaaaacaataaaataataataataataataataatacaaaatggtaaatccacaaataaaacaacaaataatttatgtattgtgGGAATGGCCACaatctaattatataaaaaaaaattaaataaagataaaaaataaatacataataattattcgtaatgTACCAAATTTGCCGTGGAAAACACCAATtacataaactaataatatacatgatgatagatatataatgtaataaataaaatcgcaGCTTATGGATATCATTCAGCTATAATATCAGCTAAGATAGGTAGTCGCGATAACGTAGATAGTCTTGGGTCATAGTCACGATAATAGCTGTAGTCTTGTATAAAAGGAAAGTATAATTTTAGTAGTCTTAGATAACAGGATTTTTATGTTGTCAAAAAACAGGGTAgtctcgtataacaggaaagtaccATTACTCCCTTACTAGTTAGACTAAGTATGTTGTTGAAAAGTGTTACCTTTGCAATCACACGAGTACATATTTACACTATGAAATACGACATCTCAATGTTTATTGCtgagaaaattgtttttcagtACTCAATATCAAAGGAGTGGTAATCAAATGCAGGTcaggaaaaaataattcatcCAGGCCACCcacattatgaaatattttttaaatatctgtatataGTACTCTGGACTAATATTtacagataacaataatttaaaaaaaaaaatgtatagtcttCTATTGACTAGGCCATCTAAAAATTTTGCATTTCAAGACGGCCCACTCCATCCCTGCAAACACTCATTCTaagaaaactattaattttttttattttggtttcaatataaaactgtaagtatatatagttgtatttCTTTTATGTTTAGGTATTTTCTTTCGGGAAAAAATGTGTCTCGTTTATTGAGATCAATAGATCATACTAAAAAAagggaaaatttaattttaaacagaaCGTATGATTACCCTAAGTTAGGTGTAATTGATGACGATTAATTGTCAGCcaacatacatttataactaataattattggaattttttgtaatatttttacccTAATAATCagttgaatgtttatttttaatatcttaagttcaaaaaattatgtcatcatttaaatttaactattagaaaatataagcTTAAATACTTTACTCATGTCAAGTAATATaggaacaaaaaaattttttttaacctgcATAAAAGCATCTAAAGGATCAATTTCTTCTTCTTCAATCAATTTCTCGGCATTGTTTTTTGCTTCCTCTTCCTCATCACTATCATCTTCTAAATTCCATTTTTTTGAAGGTATTTGTAGGTTggctaaaattaattaattaaatagttaaaatatgaaaattgtaaatttagttattatgtaaGCTTTATTTACATAGTTTAAGTACAAGGAATagtataacttaattattttagatcaagaatattatcatcataaacattttggtgaatggttcatattataatgttgtttatgaaatgttcacttattataagttataactaatgaataataagGCACTTGTTTGTTGTAATACATCAGAAAATTAACttgttaaatacctaattttgtCATTTATAAGGTACCCTAATGacattaaacttttataatcttataacgctcttgatattgatattgttaGCTATTTTCCGCAGTGTGTTGTAACCAGAGCTGGGAAGTGTATTGAGTGACTACTTGTCAtacttaaaaaatctaaaaaaatcagAGATAAGCGTACTACATACCCACTAATGAATAGTAATGAAAATACAGCTACGCACAATACTAAAAAACTGTTTGTATTCTGAGGTATGGTAACACACAAATACGAAGTATTGTTCAAgacaaaatgtaaaacattaaaatcacattttacacatttataagACTTACACATGATTGTAGTTCGAACATCTTTTTTTACACTatctaattctttttttttgcgTTCTGCTCTCCAACGTTCAATACGTTCTCGACGCTTTTGCATTTctaattcaagttttttttgttcAGTTTCCTAGAAtagaacatttaataattattatcaaaacagaacttaatgtttaaattattaccatgtactaaaaaaaaaaaaaaagtgcgcTTAAATTTAGTTTAGCCATCATTCAATGAACAAAATGAacaatatatctgtatatattcaattttgacTGACTGCCATCGTACAATCTGTTAAAAAGACATTTTAGTTAAAGTAAGAAAAAACTAATGTTGGctaaagtaaatttttaaacatttttttttctaattaacaaatatgactaatatataatattaaatatctaaaccTTATCTGGATTGGTTGGATCAAAAGGCACTTCTTCGGGTTTACGCTCTGGTGACTTTCTTTTGTTACGAGGTGACCGGGAACGACGAGGAGATCTAGACTTTTTTCTGTCTCttctatattaatacatatagaattaatttacaattcatATTAAGTAACATATGAcagaataaacaaatatttttttttgtaagttttgtttagtttatatattCAACTAaacctgaaaaatataaaataagttaaacgCCTAAAACTGGGTTTGCCCAATGTAAACTAGTTATCttattttacatcaaataactatagataatgatttattttaattatgtgcaTACAATGTAATCTAGACAAAAGAAAAAgttcacaaaatattgaaataccaaGCTGATACAACTTACacaccaattttattttataagatccTTAGTTAAaccaattatacataaaattagttGCACTCAGAATATTGTTGTAAACACTATTCTCTGACATGAGTATACGGAACATTTAAACTACAgtaattaaaacgtttaaattaatCAGCTGTAACATTGTAccgaacattttaattttattaatataaaaataggatAAATAGCATATCATATTGGTTTTTACATACCTTTtaattctagaaaaaaaatatattattattaataatacaggtaattatgtatattatttataattgtattgtaactattttgattttatacattaataataatcaatttgaaaattattcattttaagtaTTTGCTGCtaactacctactatttattaatttatattgatgaaCAAaagatagttaaaatattatatcacaatatcattaCATACAAACCTTTtaaatctagaaaaaaataaatagatattactAAAACTGGtagaagtatatattatttagatatatccattttatattaatctagAAAATTGatcagttttaatattatttattataaaactatttgctTTGTATTTACAAACCTTTTATTTCTAGAAAAAcaaagtaggtattcataattaaaaactatgtacATGCATATGcggatttaaaatttgattaataaattcttacattgatttatgtattttatgacGAGGTGATCGAGACCGAGATCTACTACTGCGACGATGACGACGAGGACTCCGTGAACGGCTTCTTGAGCGTTTACGATGGACTCTATCGCTGaaattggaaaattaaatattattcaaatcttattcatgttaataaaaaaacttacctCCCGCTACGAACCATATTCTATTAttcaaaactaattaaatatattcaattaataatttgtgattccttacaatgtatatatttgtttacacatgctgtttaatttttatgtatgcatcagtaataaattattatagcggTTAAGAGTAGACAAGATTcgatatttagtatttaccctCGAGAATTTACCCACACTCGTTTATGCAAATctgttaatatgtatttacaattaacaatttattattcaggTATTTTGGAATTGAGGatttaattaagatattatcattCTATTCATTTATCAAACAACAGTTGCGATTTGACGCGAATCGATGACAACTGAAAACGTTTTCGTGTTccggcgttttttttttaaatgtataaatattatcgaAAAAGGTCACACTGatttcttaatataatttatcatctaTTTCGTGATTGcactgtataattttattttatctattatggTGCATACACATATAATTCACCCGTTCACCGTGATAAAGCAAattttcttgtttcttattacTTACGACTGGCGTAAGTTACGATTAGGTAATTATACTGTTTACTGCATTTGCTGACCTGCGACGGATTGGTtcttttatattctaatattttaaatacgatttaaatttctgtaatttttagtttaaatattttcaatattactaAAACAATGTCGGGAGCAACTGCATTGTTTGGAAATACGGCTGGTAGAAATCAGTCGAAAAATCTTGTAGAGTTTAAAGCTGGGAAAATGAACATGAGAGGTAAAATGGTATACCCTGACAAAAGAAAGggattattatacattcatcaATCAGATGACTCTTTGATTCATTTCTGCTGGAAAGATCGTTCATCGGGTGTTGTTGAAGATgtaagttattactttttactcctaaattatcaaatttcttgttttttatttaaaatacagcctatctatgtatatattgtatagaaatacACTTATTTcttggtataatatactttacaatTTTAGTAGTATTAATTATGAGTAGTATTCATTGTCAATTGTCATtcctaaaaatttattttaggttatGTTTAAATATCTTCATCTATTTTTCCCTAatcatcttaaaataaattaaaattattgaatacaattgtAAACtaacttacctatatagttcTGCTGAGTaagatatttgttttgttaagaCAAGTACCTTTGGCCCCACCCTTTTCATATTTAGATActgcataatattgtctattcattattaaaattattctttcttgtttatattagccaatttattatgaaatgcaATACTTTAGttagtaggtataacaataaagCCTCATTCACATGGCAACAGTTGCATGACACCAGTGTCGTGATATTCAACGAATTAAATATACCTTACTAGGTGTCACgacaaataatatcattaaagttTAAAGCCTCATTCACACGGTGACACTAATAAGTATGACACTAATGATATTGTGTGTCGTGACATCTAGTGTAGTATATCTAAATCGTTGAATACGCGACACTGGTGTCATGCAACTGTCGCCGTGTGAACAAGACTTaacaatacctaatttattttgtatgtttttggttaatcactttttatattataatttaatgtaacttGAAAATATACTAATGTTGAAACCCCcccggttattattattaataccattacaaaaaaaaatatcacctaaaatttaattttccaataaatatgtatgattttttttttgtaatgttattACAAATAGTTACTTTTGTGGAAAAAGACCTATGTCAATTATatcttgatatattttaaatattcaatgatatttattttattccaacaTGCTTCTTAcgattaagtaaaaatgatttccattacctaaataataaaaattattcaacttaaattatattataggatttaataattttccctGATGACTGTGAGTTTAAATTTGTACCACAATGTACTACTGGAAGAGTTTATGTGCTGAAATTCAAGTcatcaaacaaaaaatcatttttttggctacaggttatatatttttaatattatcaataataattgtttatattttatttatcatttaaagtatgtttatatgtttaaaGGAAGCAAAAACTGACAAAGACGATGAAAACTGTCGCCGTATCAATGATGTCATGAACAACCCTCCAGCACCTGGTTCAAATCGTAGTGGTGGCACTACCCCTGGTTTGTTTACCAGTCTTAATTAATATATctcatttttattcatatgaaaatttaataattaacttttattttgttgtatctttttattcttaataaataataaaaatttaattacctatgtaaaaatagaaaattatgccctttaaataatgataaaacgtTTACTAATTctatatatatctaaaaatgAAAGCCCAATCTGTATATAAGAGGAATAGAAAGCCAtagttttatatcatataaatgtatataacaaaaacaattatccAGAATGTCTCACTGTGTTTCTCCTCGTTCATACCCGCCATTCTGactttgtatattattctcTTCTGCCTTTTCTCCTGCCTATCTATTTGAGCACCTAATTTAAACTAGTattttaactttcaaaatatttacataaattggATATCTcgtattattaagaaatatacaaaaatagttatttttgttttgatctaagttacaccaaaaatactTAATGTGGTCTTCAATatcatatttctaaattattactCAGAAATGAAGTTATTAACGATGACAGATATGGTGAGACACTGTATacaaacttaaatgtatattataatgtaatctaTTTATACAGATGGTGATTTGCAAAATTTATTAAGCAATATGTCTCAACAACAATTAATGCAGTTGTTTGGGGGAGTTGGTCAAATTGGAGGCTTATCATCTTTGCTGGGTACAAtgaggtaaatattaaataaaagtatgtgaacataatatttgaagagtaatattttacttagaTCTAGTCAAACAGGGCGCTCATCATCATCAACTCATTCATCTAGTGCTCAACCTGCAAATACCAGCACCACTACAAATACAAGCAGTGGAAGTAATCGAACAACTACCACTAGTAGTTCTCCTCCTCCTACAAATAGTGTTACCACAGGACCTACaggtaataaaagtaaaataattttatgtattttatattataattatcaagctaaattaataatttttagaaagtCAAGAACAAAGAGCTACTGGCATACAACTGAGAGACCTTCAATCTATGTTATCTGGATTGACTGGTGGTCAAGGAACAACTGAAAAACCACCAGGTCACAAAACAAATTtcctttatttaataatcagttttatactttgtaatcaatattaattttcttaattttaaaatacagtgGATCTGTCAGCTGCTATGGATATGGAAAATTTACAAAGTGTTATCGAAAATACAAGTGCATTGAGTCAGTTAGCACAACATTTACCAACATCAGAAAGTGCTTCAGATTCAACACCAACAAGTCAAACAACACCTGATAATTTGAAAGACACAATTACTTCCCCACAGTTTAGACAAGTAAGttcttaaaatacaatttaatactaaaTGTGGTCATGGGCGAAGCTATCAGGGGCGTAGCGTGCATGTAAGCACTGTAAGCACTGCTTACACttgaaaaaaggaaaaaataagttaatattaatgttattataataactaaatacaattcaaattaaatctttgactattttctttattaagtttctataataataaaaataataaacaataatatgtttagaatataggataacaattttaacaaacacGGCCATATTTTGGTCATTGTCGTCGGCCGTTGCGTATTATGGTGGAAAAActggaaaatctatttttattttattaacagttGGTATTGACGCGCTGTGCCGTCGTGTAACATGTTCTGAAACTGCTTACGTGCGCTAATAGATACGGCTTACGTACAATGTCGTAGAGGGGGGCtcctatttatatacaatttgtaagcaGTAAGCACTTATGATTTTGCATACACCACAGTACCAactggtttattattatttgtattgctgATAAGGCGATAATCGGCAGCTGTGTACATTTGTGCGATCGCAGTGTTTGAATTTATACGAGTAGATTTATACAATGTCTATATATCTAAATGTTAGATGCACCATGTACAAAGATGTTAAGCTTTAGCTGTAGTGTTGTacactattataagttataacaacaaaaccttttattatataatagttaataataacaaaacagatcctaaattattttatatttcgatgaatgtattgattttacaaggatgtgtgtttttttttattttagtgtctTACCATTACCTTTTGGAACAGTAAAAGTacttcgattttaattttgagagttaatagaatctatttattttagggGGAGTTCTGAGGAAATGGGTACACTACTGTTTtgcagtatattttatgatatttttgctaataaagtaatttattttac
This is a stretch of genomic DNA from Acyrthosiphon pisum isolate AL4f chromosome A3, pea_aphid_22Mar2018_4r6ur, whole genome shotgun sequence. It encodes these proteins:
- the LOC100161364 gene encoding proteasomal ubiquitin receptor ADRM1 homolog, with product MSGATALFGNTAGRNQSKNLVEFKAGKMNMRGKMVYPDKRKGLLYIHQSDDSLIHFCWKDRSSGVVEDDLIIFPDDCEFKFVPQCTTGRVYVLKFKSSNKKSFFWLQEAKTDKDDENCRRINDVMNNPPAPGSNRSGGTTPDGDLQNLLSNMSQQQLMQLFGGVGQIGGLSSLLGTMRSSQTGRSSSSTHSSSAQPANTSTTTNTSSGSNRTTTTSSSPPPTNSVTTGPTESQEQRATGIQLRDLQSMLSGLTGGQGTTEKPPVDLSAAMDMENLQSVIENTSALSQLAQHLPTSESASDSTPTSQTTPDNLKDTITSPQFRQAVSMFSNALQTGQLGSVVQQFDLGEGAVSAANQGNMEEFVRALQQANISAEESDDTCPINPEKRKKPDNDDIGSK
- the LOC100165461 gene encoding probable ATP-dependent RNA helicase DDX46 yields the protein MVRSGSDRVHRKRSRSRSRSPRRHRRSSRSRSRSPRHKIHKSINKRFKRIKRRDRKKSRSPRRSRSPRNKRKSPERKPEEVPFDPTNPDKETEQKKLELEMQKRRERIERWRAERKKKELDSVKKDVRTTIMSNLQIPSKKWNLEDDSDEEEEAKNNAEKLIEEEEIDPLDAFMQGVQEEVRKVNKVDGHRSNLSEKNSLNDLNQSPGVDTTSSGVVIVSGVAKKKDNNTRGELIEQNQDALEYSSEEEQEDLNVAAASLANKQKKELPKIDHAEISYLPFRKNFYVEVPEISRMTSEEIEKYKEELEGVRVKGKGCPRPIKVWAHCGVSKKIMDNLKKHNYEKPTPIQTQAIPAIMAGRDLIGIAKTGSGKTLAFLLPMFRHIMDQPPLEDTDGPIAIVMAPTRELCMQTGKEARKFTKSLGLRVVSVYGGTGISEQIAELKRGAEIIVCTPGRMIDMLAANNGRVTNLRRVTYVVLDEADRMFDMGFEPQVMRVIDNVRPDRQTVMFSATFPRQMEALARRILQKPVEVQIGGRSVVAKEVEQHVIIVEEEQKFMKLLEVLGVYYERGSCIVFVDTHENADTLLQKLLKASYPCMSLHGAIDQYDRDSTIVDFKSGQIKLLVATSVAARGLDVKDLILVVNYDCPNHYEDYVHRCGRTGRAGNKGFAYTLVSPDQERFAGDLIRALETSNVPVPESLRTMWLRYQAKQAAEGKQVHTGGGFSGKGFKFDETEAVMANEKKKLQKAALGLQDSDDEDIEGDIDQQIETMLAPKRIVKEVKASAIGLPNLTGLMEINGTPQASERLELAKRLASRIHIAKNLGPDAKGASQQTAEAILKGGLASSHPVITAKTVAEQLAAKLNTRLNYQPKDDDGESECGDSPEAGVEEIFRKYEEELEINDFPQQARWRVTSKEALAQISEYSEAGITVRGTYYPPPKNPPEGERKLFLAIESTDELAVSKAKIEITRLIKEELLKMQTSAHHMVNKARYKVL